TCCCCATCATGAGCATTCCGAGGAGCGGCGCTACGGCCGGAACCAGCAGCAAACACGGGATCATCACCACGATGGGAAAGAGAATCCGTTCCCGCTTGGAGACTTCGCGGAGACCGGCCATCATCACCTGCCGCTCTTTCGCCGTCGTCAGCAGACGCATGATGGGCGGTTGAATCAGTGGAACAAGGGCCATGTAGGAATAGGCGGCTACGGCAATCGGGCCGAGAAGTTCAGGCGCAAGCTTGGCGGCGAGAAAAATGCTGGTCGGACCGTCGGCTCCGCCGATAATGCCGATGGATGCCGCTTCCTTTGCTCCGAATCCGAGGAGCATCGCACCGAGCATGGCAATGAACACGCCGATCTGCGCCGCGCCGCCGAGGAGCAGCATCGAGGGATTGGCGATGAGCGGGCCAAAGTCGGTAAGCGCGCCGATGCCGAGAAAAATAATTGGCGGATAGATCTCGAGATCTATTCCTTGCTTCAGGTAGTAGTAGAGCCCCCCGATCACTCCATCGTGTGGGGCATCCACGATACCGGTAATGGGAATATTCGCCAGCAGCGCGCCGAATCCGATGGGCAGGAGCAGCAGCGGCTCGAAATCGCGGACGATTGCCAGATAGAAGAGAACTCCCGAGACTCCCATCATGACGAGCTGGCCCCACGTAAGTTCAGACCAGCCGCCGGATGCGAAAAACCTCTGGATTTCGAACCAGAATTCCACGTGAATCAGCTCGCTTTCACGCTCACCAGCAACTGGCCCTGCTGCACGTTCTCGCCTTCCTTCACGTGAATCTGTTCCACCGTCAAAGTATCGGGCGCATAGACTTTAGTGTTCATCTTCATGGCTTCGATCTCGACCAGCACATCTCCGCGCTTGATGCCCTGCCCCGGTTTCACCTGCACCTTATTCACCGTTCCCGTGAGCGGAGACAGAATCTGGCCGGGAGTGGCAGACGCCGGAGTGGGGGCAGACGGACGCGGCAGCGGTGCGGCCGCCGATGACGCCACCGGGAGTCGTGGTGCAGCGGCCACGCTGCGAGGCAGACCGGCGGGGAGCTCCTCTTCGTCGTCCTCTATGAGATCGAGCTCCACCTCAAAGGGAACTCCATTGACTCGTACGAGATACTTCTTCATGCTTCGTTATCCGGTTCGGGGTACCTGTCGC
This window of the bacterium genome carries:
- a CDS encoding sodium ion-translocating decarboxylase subunit beta, which encodes MMGVSGVLFYLAIVRDFEPLLLLPIGFGALLANIPITGIVDAPHDGVIGGLYYYLKQGIDLEIYPPIIFLGIGALTDFGPLIANPSMLLLGGAAQIGVFIAMLGAMLLGFGAKEAASIGIIGGADGPTSIFLAAKLAPELLGPIAVAAYSYMALVPLIQPPIMRLLTTAKERQVMMAGLREVSKRERILFPIVVMIPCLLLVPAVAPLLGMLMMGNLFRESGVVQRLTKTAQNELINLVTIFLGTSVGITMSADVFLRWSSIKIILLGSVAFAFSTAGGVLLGRLMHRITNGKVNPLIGAAGVSAVPMAARVAQKVGQEENINNFLLMHAMGPNVAGVIGTAIAAGVLLSIMG
- a CDS encoding biotin/lipoyl-binding protein, whose protein sequence is MKKYLVRVNGVPFEVELDLIEDDEEELPAGLPRSVAAAPRLPVASSAAAPLPRPSAPTPASATPGQILSPLTGTVNKVQVKPGQGIKRGDVLVEIEAMKMNTKVYAPDTLTVEQIHVKEGENVQQGQLLVSVKAS